In Paracoccus sp. TOH, a single window of DNA contains:
- the queC gene encoding 7-cyano-7-deazaguanine synthase QueC — MKTTVVCSGGLDSVSLAHMVAAQGGLSRLVSFDYGQRHRKELDCAAAAARRLGVPHHLIDMRGVGAVLTGSALTGGAEVPDGHYAEETMRITVVPNRNAIMLTVAFGMAAAMGDRAVATAVHGGDHFIYPDCRPAFAEAFQHMQDAALDGYAQVRLLTPFVHRTKADIVTEGARHGTPFAETWSCYKGGARHCGRCGTCVERREAFHLAGIPDPTGYADADFWRQAIAERRQA, encoded by the coding sequence ATGAAGACGACAGTTGTCTGCTCGGGCGGACTCGATTCCGTGTCGCTGGCGCATATGGTCGCGGCGCAGGGCGGGCTTTCGCGCCTGGTCTCCTTCGACTATGGCCAGCGCCACCGCAAGGAGCTGGATTGCGCCGCCGCCGCCGCCCGGCGGCTGGGCGTGCCGCATCACCTCATCGACATGCGCGGCGTGGGGGCGGTGCTGACCGGCTCGGCGCTGACCGGCGGCGCCGAGGTGCCGGACGGGCATTATGCCGAGGAAACCATGCGCATCACCGTGGTTCCGAACCGCAACGCCATCATGCTGACCGTGGCCTTCGGCATGGCGGCGGCGATGGGCGACCGGGCAGTGGCGACCGCCGTGCATGGCGGCGATCATTTCATCTATCCCGATTGCCGCCCCGCCTTCGCCGAGGCCTTCCAGCACATGCAGGACGCGGCGCTGGACGGCTATGCGCAAGTGCGGCTGCTGACCCCCTTCGTGCATCGCACCAAGGCCGATATCGTCACCGAGGGCGCCCGCCACGGCACGCCCTTTGCCGAAACCTGGTCCTGCTACAAGGGCGGCGCCCGCCATTGCGGCCGCTGCGGCACCTGCGTCGAGCGGCGCGAGGCCTTCCACCTGGCCGGCATCCCCGACCCGACCGGCTATGCGGACGCCGATTTCTGGCGGCAGGCCATCGCAGAACGGCGGCAAGCCTGA
- the queF gene encoding preQ(1) synthase codes for MTETIYSGLTQLGGATRLPESPDKAELERVQNPQADVAYNVRFTAPEFTSLCPMTGQPDFAHLVIDYVPGDWLVESKSLKLYLGSFRNHGAFHEDCTVSIGRRLAGFLAPRWLRIGGYWYPRGGIPIDVFWQSGPLPEAVWIPDQGVPPYRGRG; via the coding sequence ATGACCGAAACGATCTACAGCGGCCTCACGCAATTGGGCGGCGCCACCCGGCTGCCCGAAAGCCCCGACAAGGCCGAGTTGGAGCGGGTGCAGAACCCGCAGGCCGACGTGGCCTATAACGTGCGCTTCACCGCGCCCGAGTTCACCTCGCTCTGCCCGATGACCGGGCAGCCGGATTTCGCGCATCTGGTGATCGACTATGTGCCCGGCGACTGGCTGGTCGAATCGAAATCGCTGAAACTTTATCTTGGAAGTTTCCGGAATCACGGCGCTTTTCACGAGGACTGCACCGTCTCGATCGGCCGGCGGCTGGCCGGGTTCCTTGCGCCGCGCTGGCTGCGCATCGGCGGCTACTGGTATCCGCGCGGCGGCATCCCCATCGACGTGTTCTGGCAGAGCGGCCCGCTGCCCGAGGCGGTCTGGATCCCCGATCAGGGCGTGCCGCCCTATCGCGGCCGCGGCTGA
- a CDS encoding alkaline phosphatase D family protein, whose product MGEGRQPAQAGPILHFRGIEGQAIRLAAIVIRRDDTAPGSLRAAGAEIAPRRLAAIAGITAWRYDFTLAAGDPGYELEGEHYEVATEFDGDLRIAFVSCNGEENGDLDRDGEERNLMWARLARDHARAPFALLLQGGDQVYADEATQGHPLSHDWPDKASEVDDPAALAGLAEHLRHRFVERYLHVLQARGYAWMAARVPVLSVWDDHDICDGWGSLPEKRSRSAVGRTLFAVARETYLLFQHGAVEGDIPDLFLDASGASLSWKRELPGLTIAAPDLRSERDRHRILGPAGWRAVEALAPRGAQVFLVSSVPLLGPRLSLLERLMMAIPRMQHYEDDLRDQWQSRAHREEWQRMLREVLKWRTDAPVTALSGEIHLATRAVMGPDAQCVHQLVASGISHRAPPKAYARSLGLFAGLGEAPLPGHPIRIHPLPGQRHRYVAERNYLTLARRDGRWQAVWHLEDSGETPALDLSD is encoded by the coding sequence GTGGGCGAAGGACGACAACCGGCACAGGCCGGGCCGATCCTGCATTTTCGCGGCATCGAGGGCCAGGCGATCCGGCTTGCGGCCATCGTGATCCGCCGCGACGACACGGCGCCGGGAAGCCTGCGCGCCGCGGGCGCCGAGATCGCGCCGCGGCGCCTGGCCGCCATCGCCGGCATCACCGCCTGGCGCTACGATTTCACCCTGGCCGCCGGCGATCCGGGCTATGAGCTCGAGGGCGAGCACTACGAGGTGGCGACCGAGTTCGACGGCGACCTGCGCATCGCCTTCGTCTCCTGCAATGGCGAGGAGAATGGCGATCTGGACCGCGACGGCGAGGAGCGCAACCTGATGTGGGCCCGGCTGGCCCGCGACCACGCCCGCGCGCCCTTCGCCCTGTTGCTGCAGGGCGGCGATCAGGTCTATGCCGACGAGGCGACGCAGGGCCACCCGCTGAGCCATGACTGGCCCGACAAGGCGTCCGAGGTCGACGACCCCGCCGCGCTGGCCGGCCTGGCCGAGCATCTGCGCCACCGCTTCGTAGAGCGTTATCTGCATGTGCTGCAGGCGCGCGGCTATGCCTGGATGGCGGCGCGGGTCCCGGTGCTGTCGGTCTGGGACGATCACGACATCTGCGACGGCTGGGGCTCGCTGCCCGAGAAGCGCAGCCGCTCGGCCGTCGGCCGAACCCTGTTCGCCGTGGCGCGCGAGACCTATCTGCTGTTCCAGCACGGCGCGGTGGAAGGCGACATTCCCGACCTGTTCCTCGATGCCTCGGGGGCCAGCCTCAGCTGGAAGCGCGAATTGCCGGGCCTGACCATCGCCGCGCCGGACCTGCGGTCCGAACGCGACCGCCACCGTATCCTCGGCCCGGCGGGCTGGCGGGCGGTCGAGGCGCTGGCGCCGCGGGGCGCGCAGGTGTTCCTGGTCTCCAGCGTGCCGCTGCTGGGGCCGCGCCTGTCGCTTCTGGAACGGCTGATGATGGCGATCCCGCGCATGCAGCATTACGAGGACGACCTGCGCGACCAATGGCAAAGCCGCGCCCATCGCGAGGAATGGCAGCGCATGCTGCGCGAGGTGCTGAAATGGCGCACCGATGCGCCTGTCACCGCGCTGTCGGGCGAGATCCATCTGGCCACCCGCGCCGTCATGGGGCCGGATGCGCAGTGCGTGCATCAATTGGTCGCCTCGGGCATCTCGCATCGCGCCCCGCCCAAGGCCTATGCGCGCAGCCTGGGGCTGTTCGCCGGGCTGGGCGAGGCGCCCTTGCCCGGCCATCCGATCCGCATCCACCCGCTGCCCGGCCAGCGCCACCGCTACGTGGCCGAACGGAACTACCTGACCCTTGCCCGCCGCGACGGGCGCTGGCAGGCGGTCTGGCACCTTGAGGACAGCGGCGAAACCCCGGCGCTGGATCTGTCCGACTGA
- a CDS encoding 6-pyruvoyl tetrahydropterin synthase family protein gives MFRIAKEFHFSASHQLAHLPPDHQCARLHGHNYIVVVELAAAELNADGFVCDYHELAPLKHYIDTHFDHRHLNDVLDGPSTAEAMARHFHDWCKARWPETVAVRVSETPKTWAEYRP, from the coding sequence ATGTTCCGCATCGCGAAGGAGTTCCATTTCTCGGCCTCGCACCAGCTGGCGCATCTGCCGCCGGATCATCAATGCGCCCGGCTGCACGGGCACAATTACATCGTCGTGGTCGAACTGGCGGCGGCCGAGCTGAATGCCGACGGCTTCGTGTGCGACTATCACGAGCTTGCGCCGCTAAAGCACTATATCGACACGCATTTCGATCATCGCCACCTGAACGACGTTCTGGACGGCCCTTCGACCGCCGAGGCCATGGCGCGGCATTTCCATGACTGGTGCAAGGCGCGCTGGCCCGAGACGGTGGCGGTCCGGGTGTCCGAGACGCCCAAGACCTGGGCCGAGTATCGGCCATGA
- the queE gene encoding 7-carboxy-7-deazaguanine synthase QueE, which translates to MTLRIAEIFGPTIQGEGALIGEPTVFVRAGGCDYRCLWCDSLHAVDSRHRHEWRPMSAAAVWAEVRRLSGGQPLTISLSGGNPAIQDFAPLIALGRGQGYRFACETQGSVAQPWFADLSMLVLSPKPPSSGQVVDWDVFDRCVQAGEGAGQRVLKIVIFDQRDLDWARAVAARHPQLPLYLQPGNPETDPALPVDPQALADRLLWLVENTVGRGWLKPRILPQLHVLIWGNRRGV; encoded by the coding sequence ATGACGCTGCGCATCGCGGAAATCTTCGGCCCGACCATCCAGGGCGAGGGCGCGCTGATCGGCGAGCCCACGGTCTTTGTCCGCGCCGGCGGCTGCGATTATCGCTGCCTCTGGTGCGACAGCCTGCACGCCGTGGACAGCCGCCACCGCCACGAATGGCGGCCGATGAGCGCCGCGGCGGTCTGGGCCGAGGTCCGGCGCCTGTCCGGCGGCCAGCCGCTGACCATCTCGCTGTCCGGCGGCAACCCGGCGATCCAGGATTTCGCGCCGCTGATCGCGCTGGGACGCGGGCAGGGCTATCGCTTCGCCTGCGAGACGCAGGGCTCGGTCGCGCAGCCCTGGTTCGCGGATCTGTCCATGCTGGTGCTGTCGCCGAAACCGCCCTCGAGCGGGCAGGTGGTCGACTGGGACGTCTTCGACCGCTGTGTGCAGGCGGGCGAGGGCGCCGGCCAGCGGGTGCTGAAGATCGTGATCTTCGACCAGCGCGACCTGGACTGGGCGCGCGCGGTCGCCGCCCGCCATCCCCAACTGCCGCTCTACCTGCAACCCGGCAATCCCGAGACCGATCCCGCCCTGCCGGTCGATCCGCAGGCCCTGGCCGACCGGCTGCTCTGGCTGGTCGAGAACACGGTCGGCCGCGGCTGGCTGAAACCCCGCATCCTGCCGCAGCTGCATGTCCTGATCTGGGGCAACCGGCGCGGCGTCTGA